A part of Streptomyces sp. SLBN-31 genomic DNA contains:
- the purQ gene encoding phosphoribosylformylglycinamidine synthase subunit PurQ, producing MTARIGVVTFPGSLDDRDTQRAIRLAGSEPVALWHKDKDLHQVDAVVLPGGFSYGDYLRAGAISRFSPVMETVIEQAKAGLPVLGICNGFQILTEAHLLPGGMLGNDHLHFICRDQKLRVENAETAWTVDYEAGQEIHIPLKNMDGRYVADEYTLDKLEAEGRVAFRYVDFNPNGSLRDIAGITNEAGNVVGLMPHPEHATEPLIGTGRTDGLPFFTSILKKLVNA from the coding sequence GTGACCGCTCGTATTGGCGTCGTCACTTTCCCGGGCAGCCTGGACGACCGGGACACCCAGCGCGCGATCCGCCTCGCGGGCTCCGAACCGGTCGCCCTCTGGCACAAGGACAAGGACCTCCACCAGGTGGACGCGGTGGTCCTCCCCGGTGGTTTCTCCTACGGCGACTATCTGCGGGCCGGCGCCATCTCCCGCTTCTCGCCCGTGATGGAGACGGTCATCGAGCAGGCGAAGGCCGGGCTGCCGGTCCTCGGCATCTGCAACGGCTTCCAGATCCTCACCGAGGCCCACCTCCTGCCGGGTGGCATGCTCGGCAACGACCACCTGCACTTCATCTGCCGCGACCAGAAGCTGCGGGTGGAGAACGCGGAGACGGCCTGGACCGTGGACTACGAGGCGGGCCAGGAGATCCACATCCCGCTGAAGAACATGGACGGCCGGTACGTCGCCGACGAGTACACCCTCGACAAGCTCGAGGCCGAGGGCCGCGTCGCCTTCCGGTACGTGGACTTCAATCCGAACGGCTCGCTCCGCGACATCGCGGGCATCACCAACGAGGCCGGGAACGTCGTCGGCCTGATGCCGCACCCCGAGCACGCCACCGAGCCGCTGATCGGCACGGGCCGCACCGACGGCCTCCCCTTCTTCACCTCGATCCTCAAGAAGCTGGTCAACGCATGA
- the purL gene encoding phosphoribosylformylglycinamidine synthase subunit PurL has protein sequence MSRTPLDTVENAAATPDVELPWAELGLKKDEYERVVEILGRRPTGAELAMYSVMWSEHCSYKSSKVHLRQFGEKAPQSDALLVGIGENAGVVDVGQGYAVTFKVESHNHPSYVEPYQGAATGVGGIVRDIIAMGARPVAVVDPLRFGAADHPDTKRVLPGVVAGIGGYGNCLGLPNIGGEVVFDACYQGNPLVNAGAIGVMRHEDIHLAKASGAGNKVILYGARTGGDGIGGASILASETFDDAKPSKRPAVQVGDPFQEKLLIECTLEAFKEKLVVGIQDLGAAGLSCATSELASNGSGGMRVTLDDVPLRDSTLSPEEILMSESQERMCAVVEPEKVERFLEICEKWDVIATVIGEVTDGDRLEIYWHGGKIVDVDPRTVAHDGPVYERPYARPSWQDALQADDAGKLPRPTTSEELKDQVLKLVASPNQASKKWITSQYDHFVQGNTVLAQPEDSGMIRIDEESGLGVAIATDGNGRYAKLDPYTGAQLALAEAYRNVATTGAKPLAVSDCLNFGSPEDPAVMWQFAEAIRGLADGCLQLGTPVTGGNVSLYNQTGEAAIHPTPVVAVLGVIDDVARRTPVAFQEEGQLLYLLGDTREEFGGSAWSQVVHDHLGGLPPKVDLERERLLGEILISASRDGMIDSAHDLSDGGLIQAVVESALLGGKGARLVVPDGLDAFTFLFSESAGRAVVAVPRSEELRFNDMCGARGLPVTRIGVVDGESVELQGEFELSLEELRRAHEETIPALLK, from the coding sequence ATGAGCAGGACGCCTCTGGACACGGTCGAGAACGCGGCCGCGACCCCCGACGTCGAGCTGCCCTGGGCCGAACTCGGCCTGAAGAAGGACGAGTACGAGCGGGTCGTCGAGATCCTCGGCCGCCGGCCCACCGGTGCCGAGCTCGCCATGTACTCCGTCATGTGGTCCGAGCACTGCTCGTACAAGAGCAGCAAGGTCCACCTGCGCCAGTTCGGCGAGAAGGCCCCGCAGTCCGACGCGCTGCTCGTCGGCATCGGCGAGAACGCCGGCGTCGTCGACGTCGGCCAGGGCTACGCGGTCACCTTCAAGGTCGAGTCGCACAACCACCCGTCGTACGTCGAGCCCTACCAGGGCGCGGCCACCGGTGTCGGCGGCATCGTCCGCGACATCATCGCGATGGGCGCCCGTCCGGTCGCGGTCGTGGACCCGCTGCGTTTCGGCGCGGCCGACCACCCCGACACCAAGCGCGTGCTGCCGGGTGTCGTCGCGGGCATCGGCGGCTACGGCAACTGCCTGGGCCTGCCCAACATCGGCGGCGAGGTCGTCTTCGACGCCTGCTACCAGGGCAACCCGCTGGTCAACGCCGGTGCCATCGGTGTGATGCGGCACGAGGACATCCACCTCGCGAAGGCGTCCGGCGCCGGCAACAAGGTCATCCTCTACGGGGCCCGGACCGGCGGCGACGGCATCGGCGGCGCCTCGATCCTGGCCTCCGAGACCTTCGACGACGCCAAGCCGTCCAAGCGCCCCGCCGTCCAGGTCGGCGACCCCTTCCAGGAGAAGCTCCTCATCGAGTGCACCCTGGAGGCCTTCAAGGAGAAGCTGGTCGTCGGCATCCAGGACCTCGGCGCCGCCGGTCTGTCCTGCGCCACCTCCGAGCTGGCCTCCAACGGCTCCGGCGGCATGCGGGTCACCCTGGACGACGTACCGCTGCGCGACTCCACGCTCTCGCCCGAGGAGATCCTCATGAGCGAGTCGCAGGAGCGCATGTGCGCGGTCGTGGAGCCGGAGAAGGTCGAGCGGTTCCTGGAGATCTGCGAGAAGTGGGACGTCATCGCCACCGTCATCGGTGAGGTGACCGACGGCGACCGCCTGGAGATCTACTGGCACGGCGGCAAGATCGTCGACGTCGACCCGCGCACCGTCGCCCACGACGGCCCGGTCTACGAGCGCCCCTACGCCCGCCCGTCCTGGCAGGACGCGCTGCAGGCCGACGACGCCGGCAAGCTGCCTCGGCCGACGACGTCCGAGGAGCTGAAGGACCAGGTCCTGAAGCTGGTGGCCTCTCCCAACCAGGCCTCGAAGAAGTGGATCACCTCGCAGTACGACCACTTCGTGCAGGGCAACACGGTGCTGGCCCAGCCGGAGGACTCCGGCATGATCCGCATCGACGAGGAGTCCGGCCTCGGCGTCGCCATCGCGACCGACGGCAATGGCCGGTACGCCAAGCTCGACCCGTACACCGGCGCCCAGCTGGCGCTGGCGGAGGCGTACCGCAACGTCGCCACCACCGGCGCCAAGCCGCTCGCCGTCTCCGACTGCCTGAACTTCGGCTCGCCCGAGGACCCGGCCGTGATGTGGCAGTTCGCCGAGGCCATCCGTGGTCTCGCCGACGGCTGCCTGCAGCTCGGTACCCCGGTGACCGGCGGCAACGTCTCGCTCTACAACCAGACGGGCGAGGCCGCCATCCACCCGACCCCGGTCGTCGCGGTCCTCGGTGTGATCGACGACGTGGCCCGGCGCACCCCGGTCGCCTTCCAGGAGGAGGGCCAGCTGCTGTACCTCCTCGGCGACACCCGTGAGGAGTTCGGCGGATCGGCCTGGTCGCAGGTCGTCCACGACCACCTCGGCGGTCTGCCGCCCAAGGTCGACCTGGAGCGGGAGCGGCTGCTCGGCGAGATCCTGATCTCCGCCAGCCGCGACGGCATGATCGACTCGGCGCACGACCTGTCCGACGGCGGTCTGATCCAGGCGGTCGTGGAGTCGGCGCTGCTCGGCGGCAAGGGCGCGCGTCTGGTCGTACCGGACGGCCTGGACGCGTTCACCTTCCTCTTCTCCGAGTCGGCGGGACGCGCGGTCGTCGCCGTGCCGCGCTCCGAGGAGCTCCGCTTCAACGACATGTGCGGCGCCCGCGGTCTGCCCGTGACCCGCATCGGTGTCGTCGACGGCGAGTCGGTGGAGCTCCAGGGCGAGTTCGAGCTCTCCCTGGAGGAGCTGCGCCGGGCGCACGAGGAGACCATCCCCGCGCTGCTGAAGTAG
- a CDS encoding ABC transporter ATP-binding protein, producing the protein MDTNEHVIEVTDLRRVYGGGFEAVRGITFSVDRGEIFALLGTNGAGKTSTVELLEGLARPAGGRVRVLGHDPHRERAAVRPRTGVMLQEGGFPSELTVAETARMWAGCVSGARPEAEALELVGLAGRTGVRVKQLSGGERRRLDLALALLGRPEVLFLDEPTTGLDAEGRRDTWELVRALRETGTTVLLTTHYLEEAEGLADRLAILHEGRIATSGTPAEVTAAQPGRISFRLPDGYFLGDLPPLGELGVCGHELEGGVVRLRTRELQRAATALLVWAQRERVELPGLDVRSASLEEAFLGIAREREVTA; encoded by the coding sequence ATGGACACGAACGAACACGTGATTGAGGTCACTGACCTGCGGCGTGTGTACGGGGGCGGGTTCGAGGCGGTGCGCGGAATCACCTTTTCCGTGGACCGCGGCGAGATCTTCGCGCTGCTCGGCACCAACGGCGCGGGCAAGACGTCGACGGTGGAACTGCTGGAGGGGCTCGCGCGGCCGGCCGGCGGCCGGGTGCGGGTGCTCGGGCACGACCCGCACCGGGAACGGGCCGCCGTACGGCCCCGCACGGGCGTGATGCTGCAGGAGGGCGGGTTCCCGTCCGAGCTGACCGTCGCCGAGACCGCGCGGATGTGGGCAGGGTGCGTGAGCGGGGCGCGGCCGGAGGCCGAGGCGCTGGAGCTGGTCGGGCTCGCGGGGCGGACCGGCGTACGCGTCAAGCAGTTGTCCGGGGGTGAGCGGCGGCGCCTGGATCTGGCGCTCGCGCTGCTCGGCCGGCCCGAGGTCCTGTTCCTGGACGAGCCGACGACCGGCCTGGACGCCGAAGGGCGCCGGGACACCTGGGAGTTGGTACGGGCACTGCGCGAGACGGGCACGACGGTGCTGCTGACCACGCACTACCTGGAGGAGGCCGAGGGTCTCGCCGACCGGCTGGCCATCCTCCACGAGGGGCGCATCGCGACGAGCGGCACGCCCGCCGAGGTGACGGCCGCGCAGCCCGGCCGCATCTCCTTCCGGCTGCCCGACGGCTACTTCCTGGGTGACCTGCCGCCGCTCGGCGAGCTGGGCGTGTGCGGGCACGAACTGGAGGGCGGGGTCGTACGGCTGCGGACCCGGGAGCTGCAGCGGGCGGCCACCGCGCTGCTGGTGTGGGCCCAGCGGGAGCGGGTGGAGCTGCCGGGGCTCGACGTGCGGTCGGCCTCGCTGGAGGAGGCGTTCCTCGGGATCGCCCGGGAGCGGGAGGTGACGGCGTGA
- the purS gene encoding phosphoribosylformylglycinamidine synthase subunit PurS produces the protein MARVVVDVMLKPEILDPQGQAVQRALPRLGFEGISDVRQGKRFELEVDGPVDEAALARIHDLAESFLANTVIENFTVRVEEVAEAVK, from the coding sequence GTGGCACGCGTCGTAGTCGACGTCATGCTCAAGCCGGAGATCCTCGACCCCCAGGGCCAGGCGGTCCAGCGCGCACTGCCGCGACTGGGTTTCGAAGGCATCTCCGATGTACGTCAGGGAAAGCGATTCGAACTGGAAGTTGACGGCCCGGTCGACGAGGCCGCGCTCGCCCGCATCCACGATCTCGCCGAATCCTTCCTGGCCAACACCGTGATCGAGAACTTCACCGTGCGGGTCGAGGAAGTCGCGGAGGCCGTGAAGTGA
- a CDS encoding META domain-containing protein yields MDKQRLTLAVLTVVPLVVACGSEKADGGSGSVAVERPVTGLDWRVKDITVNGTTTAAHGSPYLAFDAKTHKAAGRLGCNHVNAAATVRAGHITLGRPMTTRMMCDASLMQTERALLGLFEHTVRYRVDHDTLTLTSANGMTVRAVARQ; encoded by the coding sequence ATGGACAAACAGCGACTCACCCTCGCCGTCCTGACAGTCGTGCCGCTCGTGGTGGCGTGCGGCAGCGAGAAGGCGGACGGCGGCAGCGGCTCGGTTGCCGTCGAGCGGCCCGTCACCGGCCTCGACTGGCGCGTGAAGGACATCACCGTGAACGGCACGACCACCGCCGCGCACGGCAGCCCGTACCTCGCCTTCGACGCCAAGACCCACAAGGCGGCCGGCCGGCTGGGCTGCAACCACGTCAACGCCGCGGCGACCGTACGCGCCGGACACATCACGCTCGGGCGACCGATGACCACCCGAATGATGTGCGACGCCTCACTCATGCAGACCGAACGGGCCCTGCTGGGCCTGTTCGAGCACACGGTCCGCTACCGGGTCGATCACGACACCCTCACGCTGACCAGCGCAAACGGCATGACGGTCCGGGCCGTCGCCCGGCAGTGA
- a CDS encoding Lsr2 family protein, with the protein MAQKVVVTLFDDIDGSEAAETIAFGLDGKSYEIDLNQANAEKLRKALEPYVEAGRKRSKSGKAYRQTEVAPDPAAVRAWAQANKMDVPARGRIPKKVYEAFGEAQ; encoded by the coding sequence GTGGCGCAGAAGGTCGTGGTCACTCTCTTTGACGACATCGACGGCTCGGAAGCGGCGGAAACGATCGCCTTCGGACTCGACGGCAAGTCGTACGAGATCGACCTGAATCAAGCCAATGCCGAGAAACTGCGTAAGGCGCTCGAGCCCTACGTGGAGGCCGGCCGCAAGCGGTCGAAGTCGGGCAAGGCCTACCGGCAGACCGAGGTCGCCCCCGACCCCGCCGCCGTCCGCGCCTGGGCGCAGGCCAACAAGATGGACGTCCCGGCCCGCGGGCGCATCCCCAAGAAGGTCTACGAGGCGTTCGGCGAGGCCCAGTAG
- a CDS encoding maleylpyruvate isomerase family mycothiol-dependent enzyme — protein MSPARKRARTYDSAKVRKAVAAQFDHVREAVRTLGPEQLALPTRLGDWSVRELVAHVGMCVDVVPRLVDRPEPATAEITVLDWVFGTAANASLLSEAAHEIAGRDSDADASLTAVAERLAGPLAGTPDGRVLAFRTGAITLADLLVTRTVELVVHTDDLNAAVPGLQVPCDRQALAACTRLLADALAAKAPGGSTEVRVPPYAVVQCVEGPRHTRGTPPSVVETDPLTWIRLATGRLAWKDALEDAKVSASGERADLGGLLPVMS, from the coding sequence ATGTCACCGGCCAGGAAACGCGCCCGTACGTACGACTCCGCCAAGGTCCGCAAGGCCGTGGCGGCACAGTTCGACCACGTCCGCGAAGCCGTCCGCACGCTCGGCCCCGAGCAGCTAGCCCTGCCCACCCGGCTCGGCGACTGGTCCGTGCGGGAACTGGTCGCGCACGTCGGCATGTGTGTCGACGTCGTCCCCCGTCTCGTCGACCGGCCCGAGCCGGCCACGGCGGAGATCACCGTGCTGGACTGGGTGTTCGGCACCGCCGCGAACGCCTCGCTGCTGTCCGAGGCCGCCCATGAGATCGCCGGGCGCGACTCCGACGCGGACGCCTCCCTGACCGCCGTCGCCGAGCGCCTGGCCGGCCCGCTCGCCGGGACGCCCGACGGCCGCGTCCTCGCCTTCCGCACCGGCGCCATCACCCTCGCCGACCTGCTGGTCACCCGCACCGTGGAACTCGTCGTCCACACCGACGACCTGAACGCCGCGGTGCCGGGGCTCCAGGTGCCCTGCGACCGGCAGGCGCTCGCCGCCTGCACCCGGCTGCTCGCGGACGCCCTCGCCGCGAAGGCGCCCGGCGGTTCCACCGAGGTGCGCGTACCGCCGTACGCCGTGGTGCAGTGCGTCGAGGGGCCCCGGCACACCCGCGGCACCCCGCCGAGCGTCGTCGAGACCGACCCGCTGACCTGGATCCGGCTGGCTACGGGGCGGCTGGCCTGGAAGGACGCGCTGGAGGACGCCAAGGTCAGCGCGAGCGGGGAGCGGGCGGACCTCGGCGGGCTGCTGCCCGTGATGAGCTGA